One window of Desulfobacca acetoxidans DSM 11109 genomic DNA carries:
- a CDS encoding ATP-binding protein, giving the protein MRSILQTCKPRHDILTGTFNPEIFTANLSQVMDSYRGKSSIIHSLYTDARQFFKDATYPTESLKLMLADVLGRLAGDNSLPAIHRLETAFGGGKTHMLIALAHLSFRGQELVDAVQDIIDPTILPPPGQVQVVGIAGDELPVHQPQGAVLSPYTLWGELAFQIGGEALYRERETEVRSYAAPGRNFLEQVFGGRKVLIMLDELAQYAARLQAARPDGAEMLAAFLMALHSYARTHAGVAVVLTLASAADAFAKNTEKLRELIATVKGEDVDEIQAWELAQKAEKDIRSVIARDATTVVPIQAGEISRILAKRLFDQVDAEAAAATAQAYLKLYGTHAAVLPPRASQHDFHDLITAHYPFHPTFIRFLNEKLATVETFQGTRGVLRVLALVIRSLWQKRLETPLIHTCHVPLDDPGVVNEIMGRTGGGDLLPVLNADVGGPDSASLSLGKSYAQMADQKNPHPLGYPLYEYTWKTVFLHSLVGRTEQLNSNLFGITEAEATLAVTFPGLTPPQVKMALDKIEDIEDGALYLRFHQGRYYASLDPSINTTLNAVRRSLKTEHIQGLLDATARKIITSSQSVFHVVHDVTLPEHIPDTDKQPILAVVSLDADHVKAEDFILSAGANKPRFHQNVVFLLLPQTVREATEPWGEEKVTRSQEMLNRMEAMAATVLSMRTLKAQPENFGISAAKLVEAEFDKKLKEKELGLVTTVTQAYDGLWFPSASRQIIRREIKAGVGEGGASIAEEIKRILISEGELLTAEAAVTQEHLLALGKLFFENQDTSSLIVVKDNFTRQRHWPVLEQTALLPQIIRAGVNRGVWCLFRLASSESVKPEEFFSRDTGELPFDLDLTQEGWSLVTLPGAKKRGWGPAAIDKKKLEHLVIHQIEEKEAVTVKDVQAETLKNFGEVPEEILYDVIKDQLRHGKLAAYPGVADQQEKPPGLYLGKTPLTPPITPDLVLTTPAAVAVKGWVTAGPNAFKLAGTDGAHRFFPLLGRLGSLYARGAQSTIKSLELVDYETPGGGALRLTLENIPPEGMKRLEEFFEVLGGIISPGQDSEIYLEIEDPDDSCPLVQELKKRFHNMTISG; this is encoded by the coding sequence ATGAGATCAATCTTACAGACATGCAAGCCTCGCCATGACATCCTCACCGGGACGTTTAATCCGGAGATTTTCACGGCTAATCTCAGTCAGGTAATGGACAGTTATCGAGGCAAAAGCAGCATTATTCACTCTCTGTATACTGACGCCAGGCAATTTTTTAAAGACGCCACCTATCCCACCGAAAGCCTGAAATTGATGCTTGCGGATGTCCTGGGACGATTGGCCGGAGACAATTCGTTGCCGGCGATCCATCGACTGGAAACCGCCTTTGGGGGTGGAAAGACCCACATGCTTATCGCCCTGGCGCATCTAAGTTTTCGAGGGCAGGAACTGGTTGATGCGGTGCAGGACATTATTGATCCCACGATCTTGCCTCCGCCGGGGCAGGTACAGGTGGTGGGCATAGCCGGTGATGAACTGCCGGTTCATCAGCCCCAAGGGGCAGTCCTCTCGCCTTACACCCTCTGGGGAGAGTTGGCCTTTCAGATCGGCGGGGAAGCCTTATACCGGGAGAGGGAAACCGAAGTCCGGTCTTATGCCGCGCCGGGGAGGAACTTCTTGGAACAGGTCTTCGGGGGGCGCAAGGTTCTCATTATGCTGGATGAACTGGCTCAATATGCCGCCAGGCTACAGGCCGCCCGACCGGACGGGGCCGAAATGTTGGCCGCTTTTCTCATGGCCCTCCATAGTTATGCCAGAACGCATGCCGGGGTAGCGGTGGTGCTGACGCTGGCCAGCGCCGCGGATGCCTTTGCCAAAAACACAGAAAAGCTTCGGGAACTGATTGCGACGGTAAAGGGGGAAGACGTTGATGAGATCCAAGCGTGGGAATTGGCGCAAAAAGCGGAGAAAGATATCCGCAGTGTAATTGCCCGGGACGCCACGACGGTGGTCCCCATTCAGGCCGGGGAAATTTCCCGTATTCTGGCCAAAAGATTATTTGACCAGGTGGATGCCGAAGCGGCGGCGGCAACGGCCCAAGCCTACCTTAAACTGTATGGCACTCATGCGGCGGTGCTGCCGCCTCGGGCCTCGCAGCACGATTTTCACGACCTCATCACGGCGCATTATCCCTTCCATCCCACGTTTATCCGTTTTTTGAATGAAAAACTGGCCACGGTGGAGACGTTTCAGGGCACCAGAGGAGTGCTGCGAGTATTGGCTTTAGTCATACGAAGTCTGTGGCAAAAAAGACTAGAGACGCCGCTGATCCATACCTGTCATGTTCCCCTTGACGATCCCGGGGTGGTTAATGAAATTATGGGACGGACGGGAGGCGGCGATCTTTTGCCGGTGCTCAATGCCGACGTGGGCGGACCTGATTCGGCCAGTCTTTCTTTAGGAAAGAGTTACGCCCAGATGGCTGATCAGAAGAATCCGCATCCTCTGGGTTATCCTTTGTACGAATATACCTGGAAGACCGTTTTTTTGCACAGTCTGGTGGGACGGACGGAACAACTTAATTCCAATCTTTTCGGCATCACGGAAGCAGAGGCGACTCTGGCGGTGACCTTTCCTGGTCTGACCCCGCCACAGGTAAAGATGGCCTTGGATAAGATCGAAGACATTGAGGATGGCGCCCTTTATTTGCGCTTTCATCAGGGCCGATATTATGCCAGTTTAGACCCTTCCATCAACACCACTTTGAACGCGGTGCGTCGTTCTTTGAAAACCGAGCACATACAGGGCTTATTGGATGCGACAGCTCGAAAGATTATTACCAGCAGCCAGTCAGTGTTCCACGTCGTTCACGATGTGACGTTGCCAGAGCATATCCCGGATACTGATAAACAGCCGATCCTGGCGGTGGTGTCTCTGGATGCCGACCACGTTAAAGCCGAAGATTTTATTCTCTCCGCCGGTGCCAACAAACCTCGCTTTCATCAAAATGTTGTCTTTCTGCTGTTGCCGCAAACCGTAAGAGAGGCCACCGAACCTTGGGGGGAGGAAAAGGTTACCCGGTCCCAAGAAATGCTCAATCGTATGGAGGCAATGGCGGCCACAGTGCTGTCGATGCGAACCCTAAAAGCCCAACCGGAGAATTTTGGCATCAGCGCCGCCAAGCTGGTGGAGGCGGAATTTGATAAAAAACTCAAGGAAAAAGAATTAGGCTTGGTTACCACCGTGACTCAGGCATATGATGGACTGTGGTTTCCTTCGGCGTCCCGACAGATTATCCGCCGGGAAATCAAGGCCGGCGTCGGTGAAGGTGGGGCTTCCATCGCCGAGGAGATCAAACGGATCTTAATATCGGAGGGCGAACTCCTGACGGCGGAAGCGGCCGTTACCCAGGAGCATTTGTTGGCTTTGGGAAAACTCTTCTTTGAGAACCAGGACACAAGCTCTTTAATCGTTGTGAAGGACAATTTTACCCGCCAACGGCATTGGCCGGTGCTGGAACAGACCGCGCTGTTGCCGCAGATCATCCGGGCGGGCGTCAATCGGGGTGTTTGGTGTCTCTTCCGCCTGGCCAGTAGTGAGAGTGTAAAACCGGAAGAATTTTTTAGTCGGGACACCGGCGAACTCCCTTTTGATTTAGACCTCACCCAGGAAGGTTGGTCTCTGGTTACCCTGCCCGGGGCCAAGAAGCGGGGCTGGGGGCCGGCGGCTATAGACAAAAAGAAGCTCGAACACTTAGTGATTCACCAGATTGAAGAGAAAGAAGCCGTCACTGTTAAAGACGTCCAGGCTGAGACCCTGAAAAACTTTGGTGAGGTCCCGGAGGAAATCCTCTACGATGTTATTAAAGACCAGTTGCGCCATGGCAAACTGGCGGCTTATCCTGGGGTTGCCGATCAGCAGGAAAAACCGCCGGGTTTATATTTAGGCAAAACTCCGCTAACGCCGCCCATTACGCCTGACCTGGTATTAACCACTCCGGCGGCTGTGGCGGTCAAGGGCTGGGTGACGGCAGGACCGAATGCGTTCAAATTAGCCGGAACTGACGGGGCGCACCGTTTCTTTCCGTTACTGGGGCGATTGGGCAGTCTGTATGCCAGGGGAGCCCAATCAACCATAAAATCTTTGGAACTGGTGGATTATGAAACTCCCGGCGGCGGCGCCTTGCGCTTGACTCTGGAAAATATCCCGCCCGAAGGGATGAAGCGGCTCGAGGAATTCTTTGAGGTGCTGGGAGGAATTATTAGCCCTGGCCAGGACTCTGAGATATATTTAGAAATTGAGGACCCGGACGACTCATGTCCGCTGGTGCAGGAGTTGAAAAAAAGATTCCATAACATGACCATTTCCGGTTGA
- a CDS encoding cation-translocating P-type ATPase gives MLVHKLLLPENIELNFNPPPEKILKALVRLVYSRAKLAVDSGTFEEEELHLLHSYLGEGLAILHNLSEAVAQTLLILVLSPAGVGLNGQSCQVLAVLITPLKESGSHFQLLARLTALLRNRRLREELMAKESATEIWRAIRREEESGYENYWVLSREEILKELTTGFQGLSPEEARHRLEEIGPNRIARVRRRPLFLRFGTNFVNLFAILLWAASGFAYLAGIKELAAAIPLVILINAIFSFWQEYRAEKAIEVLGKLLPSRTRVCRGGEVREVEAAELVPGDIIVLEAGDQVPADSRLIEAQDFRVDNSALTGESRPAYKTAESVEDGQEFLWTEMPNLVFAGTAALSGVARGVVLATGMDTQLGNIAALTQEVKEKPSPLQREMQFVVKVQAVVAVTIGLLFFLVAVLTGKLAFFNSLIFAIGLIVAFVPEGLLPTLTLALAMGVQRMARKNALVKRLSAVETLGAATVICTDKTGTLTTNEVMVAHLWLAGNHLTVTGSGFKLPGRLEQDNSPLSPPKLGSPLLTRISHCAILCNNASLSAGDEKVSGDPTEAALLVLAAKIGKDFEAIRRSQPRLKVFPFESVRKRMSVLHAAPDGGVSCWVKGAPESVIPLCTTITEWDGQTRPLTQQDRARLSQELSEMAQKGLRLLTLAYKPVETLDLGLEEAESNLSFLAITGMEDPPRPEVSEAIDRCHKAGIRIVMITGDFGGTAGAVASEIGMRLGKAAILTGEEVSRLSEVQLRGLLKRSGDKVFARISPQEKLRIVVALLNLGEIVAVTGDGVNDGPALKAADIGVAMGQRGTEVSKEAASIVLTDDNFATIVAAIEEGRAVYANIKKFITYIFNSNIPEAVPFVLFVLLGIPLPLNIMQILAVDLGTDLLPGLALGVEPPEPGIMNRPPRSRRDRLIDWPLARRFTFLGLLNAAAALCAFFFVYLSAGWRPGLEMAASGPLYERATTMCLAGIIASQIGNGLAIRTDRESVFKVGLFSNRLLIGGIVSEVLILLALSYLPLLQGIFGTAPLTGKDLMFLLSFPPVMLLADELRKAWGRRQHQSH, from the coding sequence ATGTTAGTTCATAAGCTTTTATTGCCGGAAAATATCGAGCTGAATTTTAATCCCCCACCAGAAAAAATACTCAAGGCTCTCGTCAGGTTGGTCTACTCACGAGCGAAACTTGCGGTCGATTCCGGGACCTTCGAAGAAGAGGAATTGCACCTGCTCCATAGCTATCTGGGCGAAGGTCTGGCGATTCTTCATAACCTTTCCGAGGCCGTGGCGCAAACACTTCTAATACTGGTCCTGTCTCCCGCGGGGGTTGGATTGAACGGGCAGAGCTGTCAAGTGCTGGCGGTGCTGATCACGCCCCTGAAAGAAAGCGGTTCCCACTTCCAACTGCTTGCCAGGCTCACTGCCCTGTTGCGCAACCGCCGCTTACGCGAGGAATTGATGGCCAAAGAGAGCGCCACGGAGATCTGGCGGGCCATCAGGCGTGAGGAAGAATCAGGCTACGAAAATTACTGGGTGTTGTCCCGGGAAGAAATCCTGAAGGAACTCACCACCGGCTTCCAAGGTCTTTCCCCGGAGGAAGCCCGGCACCGTCTGGAAGAAATCGGTCCCAATCGCATCGCCCGAGTCCGCCGCCGCCCTCTCTTCCTGCGTTTTGGAACTAATTTCGTCAATCTTTTTGCTATCCTGCTCTGGGCCGCATCCGGCTTTGCCTACCTGGCGGGGATAAAGGAGTTGGCTGCGGCTATACCTCTGGTGATTCTGATCAATGCCATTTTCAGTTTCTGGCAGGAATATCGAGCTGAGAAGGCCATCGAGGTCCTGGGAAAATTGCTTCCCTCCAGGACTCGGGTTTGCAGGGGTGGGGAGGTCAGGGAAGTGGAGGCAGCCGAACTCGTCCCGGGTGACATCATTGTTCTGGAAGCGGGAGACCAGGTTCCGGCGGATTCCCGGCTCATCGAAGCCCAGGATTTCCGGGTGGACAACAGCGCCCTGACCGGAGAGTCGCGTCCGGCCTATAAAACTGCGGAGTCCGTGGAGGATGGCCAGGAATTTCTCTGGACCGAGATGCCCAACCTGGTTTTTGCCGGTACCGCTGCCCTCTCCGGCGTCGCCCGCGGGGTGGTGTTAGCCACCGGTATGGACACCCAGTTGGGCAACATCGCTGCCCTTACCCAGGAAGTGAAGGAAAAACCCAGCCCCTTGCAGCGGGAGATGCAGTTTGTAGTCAAAGTTCAGGCGGTAGTGGCTGTCACCATTGGCCTGCTTTTTTTTCTGGTGGCGGTTCTGACCGGCAAACTCGCCTTCTTTAACAGCCTGATCTTTGCCATCGGCCTGATCGTCGCCTTCGTACCCGAGGGATTGCTGCCCACCCTCACCCTGGCCCTGGCTATGGGCGTGCAGCGCATGGCCCGTAAGAATGCCCTGGTCAAAAGACTGTCAGCGGTGGAAACGCTGGGGGCGGCCACGGTTATCTGCACCGACAAAACCGGCACCCTCACCACCAACGAGGTTATGGTGGCCCATCTCTGGCTGGCAGGCAACCATTTAACCGTTACCGGCAGCGGCTTTAAACTTCCTGGAAGACTGGAACAAGACAACAGTCCCCTTTCTCCTCCTAAGCTCGGATCGCCGCTCCTGACCAGGATCAGCCATTGCGCCATCCTGTGCAATAACGCTTCGCTTAGCGCCGGGGACGAGAAGGTATCGGGTGACCCCACCGAGGCCGCCCTTTTGGTACTGGCTGCCAAGATCGGAAAGGATTTTGAAGCAATCCGCCGCAGCCAGCCGCGCCTCAAGGTCTTTCCGTTTGAGTCTGTCCGCAAGCGTATGAGCGTCCTCCACGCTGCGCCAGACGGCGGGGTGAGTTGCTGGGTGAAAGGGGCCCCGGAATCGGTGATCCCCCTGTGCACCACCATAACTGAATGGGATGGGCAGACCCGCCCGCTCACCCAACAGGATAGGGCCAGGCTGAGTCAGGAATTAAGCGAGATGGCCCAAAAGGGTCTCCGGCTCCTGACCCTGGCCTACAAACCGGTGGAAACCTTGGATCTGGGTCTGGAAGAAGCCGAGAGCAACCTTTCCTTTCTGGCAATAACCGGGATGGAGGACCCGCCGCGGCCGGAGGTTTCAGAAGCTATTGACAGGTGTCATAAGGCTGGCATCCGCATTGTGATGATCACGGGAGATTTTGGCGGCACCGCCGGCGCCGTGGCTTCCGAGATCGGTATGCGACTGGGGAAAGCTGCCATTCTCACCGGTGAGGAAGTCTCCCGCCTGTCCGAAGTCCAACTCCGAGGGTTGCTCAAGCGAAGTGGCGACAAGGTGTTTGCCCGTATCTCCCCGCAGGAGAAACTTCGAATCGTTGTGGCCCTGCTCAATCTGGGGGAGATTGTAGCCGTTACCGGCGATGGGGTTAATGACGGCCCGGCTTTGAAGGCTGCGGACATCGGGGTGGCCATGGGCCAGCGGGGCACCGAGGTGAGCAAAGAGGCCGCCAGTATCGTACTGACGGACGATAACTTCGCTACCATTGTCGCTGCCATTGAAGAGGGGCGAGCCGTTTATGCCAATATCAAGAAGTTCATCACTTACATTTTCAACAGCAATATTCCAGAGGCGGTGCCCTTTGTCCTGTTCGTGCTTCTTGGCATCCCGCTGCCTTTAAATATCATGCAAATCCTGGCGGTGGATCTGGGGACCGACCTCCTGCCAGGTCTGGCCCTGGGGGTCGAACCGCCGGAGCCGGGGATCATGAACCGTCCGCCCCGTTCCCGCCGGGATCGCCTCATAGATTGGCCCCTGGCCCGGCGCTTCACCTTTTTAGGGCTGTTGAACGCCGCCGCCGCCCTCTGTGCCTTTTTCTTTGTGTACCTGTCGGCCGGTTGGCGGCCGGGATTAGAGATGGCGGCCAGCGGTCCCCTCTACGAACGCGCCACTACTATGTGCCTGGCAGGGATTATCGCCTCCCAGATCGGCAATGGCCTGGCTATTCGCACCGACCGGGAATCCGTCTTTAAAGTAGGCCTGTTTTCCAACCGGCTGCTCATCGGCGGCATCGTCAGTGAGGTCCTTATTCTCCTGGCCTTGAGCTACCTACCCCTTCTACAGGGTATCTTCGGCACCGCTCCCCTCACCGGAAAGGACTTAATGTTCCTTCTCAGCTTTCCCCCAGTAATGCTGCTGGCCGATGAGCTGCGCAAGGCCTGGGGGCGCCGCCAGCATCAATCTCATTAG
- a CDS encoding alpha-L-arabinofuranosidase C-terminal domain-containing protein yields MKLLRLYRIVCRNLIMLVVVWLTASPVHGGTQAQIIVSAAVDPKKIINQKLFGHNVLFAGNGMWDARRNYLETEAECLIKMLQPSVLRFPGGDISDLYIWEDGLGVSNTSLVTPQDTDIALEAEPDWTGVRNIRILDRHDGKYGDLGCFSFQDGVLLRGVVGLKATHPPGASVRPEKRLGQPEWYSHSYGIMEHLQLCELLGAEPIITVNYGSGLNKDGRVSTYVSLSQKVKRAAAWVALVNGNPEDQRLLGIDEEGRDWRTIGYWAGLRVARGRPAPYGVTYWEIGNEVFNRQAIGFCSAQTYAADYLEFVRAMKTVDPTIKIGAVGLAEPHGRGDADQELPWNETILQGAKNHLDFLSVHLYYPSASACPHSYQSQCWFMAVMGAASQAMADLKEIRRLIDTIYGPSETIPIVVSEYGVWPAESKSGGDYANLARALYDADLLMGLMTEGSDLGVDLAAAWNIHGNNPTAAIRFDFNTESRTLRPHFWAQQLLRNSLGNWILPVQVTCPTLAIGRLGNVGPLLAVPELQAMATLDLQGHLALAVLNRSLVSGLEADITIREYQPLPLATVQSCHGDSPAAHNEREPCRVRVQTRDYSHVAENFQYHFPPHSLTIIHLQRQSAQK; encoded by the coding sequence ATGAAATTATTGCGGCTTTATCGGATTGTCTGCCGAAATTTGATCATGCTGGTGGTGGTGTGGTTGACTGCCAGTCCGGTTCATGGCGGCACTCAGGCACAGATCATCGTATCGGCAGCGGTTGACCCGAAGAAGATAATTAACCAGAAGTTGTTTGGCCATAATGTCCTGTTTGCCGGCAACGGTATGTGGGATGCCAGGCGGAATTATCTCGAGACCGAGGCGGAATGCCTGATCAAGATGCTTCAACCTTCGGTCCTGCGGTTCCCGGGGGGCGATATTTCCGACCTTTATATCTGGGAAGATGGTTTGGGGGTGTCCAATACATCCCTGGTAACTCCGCAGGATACTGATATTGCTCTCGAAGCCGAGCCGGATTGGACCGGCGTGCGGAATATCCGGATACTGGATCGCCACGATGGTAAATACGGGGATCTCGGATGCTTCAGTTTTCAGGATGGGGTTCTCTTGAGGGGTGTAGTCGGCCTCAAGGCGACGCACCCTCCCGGCGCTTCGGTACGTCCGGAAAAGCGCCTGGGCCAGCCGGAATGGTATTCTCATAGTTATGGTATCATGGAGCATCTGCAGTTGTGCGAATTGCTGGGCGCCGAACCCATAATCACGGTCAACTATGGCAGTGGCCTGAATAAAGACGGTAGGGTGAGTACTTACGTTTCCTTATCCCAAAAAGTTAAGCGCGCCGCTGCCTGGGTGGCCTTGGTGAACGGTAACCCGGAAGATCAACGGCTGCTCGGCATTGATGAAGAAGGCCGCGACTGGCGTACCATCGGGTATTGGGCCGGACTGCGAGTGGCTCGGGGGCGACCGGCGCCATACGGCGTTACCTATTGGGAGATTGGCAACGAGGTTTTTAACCGCCAGGCCATAGGTTTTTGTTCGGCCCAAACCTATGCGGCAGATTATCTCGAATTTGTCCGGGCCATGAAAACCGTGGACCCCACAATAAAAATCGGAGCGGTGGGATTGGCCGAGCCTCATGGCCGGGGGGATGCCGACCAGGAATTACCCTGGAATGAAACTATCCTACAAGGGGCAAAAAACCATCTCGATTTTCTGTCGGTGCATCTCTATTATCCCAGCGCCTCGGCCTGTCCGCATTCTTACCAGAGTCAGTGCTGGTTCATGGCCGTGATGGGAGCGGCCTCGCAAGCGATGGCCGATCTGAAGGAAATCCGGCGTTTGATCGATACGATCTATGGGCCTTCGGAGACGATTCCAATTGTCGTGTCCGAATACGGGGTGTGGCCGGCGGAATCAAAATCCGGAGGCGATTATGCAAATCTGGCTCGGGCATTGTATGACGCCGATCTGCTCATGGGGCTCATGACCGAGGGATCGGACCTCGGGGTTGACCTGGCGGCGGCCTGGAATATTCATGGCAATAACCCAACCGCAGCCATTCGCTTTGATTTTAACACTGAATCCAGAACCTTGCGGCCGCATTTCTGGGCCCAGCAACTACTCCGGAATTCCTTAGGGAACTGGATTTTGCCGGTTCAGGTGACCTGCCCGACGTTAGCCATCGGACGGCTGGGCAACGTCGGTCCTTTGTTGGCGGTTCCCGAGCTACAAGCTATGGCTACCCTTGACCTGCAGGGGCACCTGGCTCTTGCGGTCTTGAATCGTTCCCTGGTCAGCGGCCTGGAGGCCGACATCACCATCCGGGAGTATCAGCCACTACCCCTTGCCACGGTTCAATCCTGCCACGGAGACTCTCCTGCCGCCCATAATGAAAGAGAACCATGTCGGGTAAGGGTGCAGACTCGGGATTATTCCCACGTGGCCGAGAATTTTCAATATCATTTTCCCCCACATTCCTTGACTATCATTCATCTGCAACGTCAATCCGCACAGAAATAG